Genomic DNA from Hordeum vulgare subsp. vulgare chromosome 2H, MorexV3_pseudomolecules_assembly, whole genome shotgun sequence:
CCATAAAAAAAATGTGAGACCTTGTTCGGTTCATGCTTCACGCCGTCTTGATTGAATTGTTGAGTTGCGCCGCGCGTGACCAGACTGGGAGGTGGTGTATTGCTCGGTGGCGACGTCCCCAGGAGGTATTTACCGGACCCCTCTCGGCCGGCTGGTGTTCAAGACCGACGACATGGTTCAGGTGGTGGAAGCCCCCGACATCGTCAGGAACAAggtctccttctccatctttggCCTTGATGGCGCCGTGTCTTTGAAAGGTAGACCACATGTTCGTTCTTCACTCATTCAGTTTAGATTGTTCATATTGTTGGGAGTTGAAGTTCAGGCTGGCTTCAAGCCCTACATTGTTTCGACAAATATCAGGAATATAAGATTGCGGGTAATGTGTCAATGATCTTTTAACTCTGTGGCTGTCTGCAGGCAAGCTGAATGTATTAGACAGTAAGTGGATTCAGGTCATATTTGAGCCCCCGGAACTGAAGGtaggctccttgggtttccgataCGGGGGCGAGAGCGAAGTCAAGCTGGAAATCACCTATGTCGACGAGAAGATCAGGCTCGGGAAAGGATCCCGAGGCTCGCTTTTCGTCTTCCTAAGACAAGATTAGAAGGTTAGGCACGTATGGCACCATGCCACCATTGCATACTTTCATGTGCTCGACGCCACAAGGGATATCAGACATATGGGTGTCTGCACAACTGCTTGCACATGTAAATTCAGAGATAAAGCCCACAAAGTAGTTTTTTATGATATTAATTTCTACCTGAAGCAGACTGCCTTGTTGTGAGCGAAAATGTTTGCGGTACTCATGCTGTTTCTGATGGTTGAGGAGCCGTTTTGAGTTGAGGGTGATGTGGTTCAAATCTGAAAGTTTATGGGGGTATATACACTTCGAATACATATTGCCGTCTGTTCATATAATTTGTCGTCTATCACGATCACTCCTTATGGTTCGTGGACTGGAAGGAAGTCCCAGTATGGGGTTAGAATGTTCAATTAC
This window encodes:
- the LOC123427677 gene encoding probable plastid-lipid-associated protein 8, chloroplastic, which codes for MAACAAPPYVRISCSTPSPTALRRPRRRRVPSARCSLAAAPGLRAPPELVDSILSKVRGTDRGVLLPEEGHQEVADVAQQLGKYCIDEPVKSPLIFGDWEVVYCSVATSPGGIYRTPLGRLVFKTDDMVQVVEAPDIVRNKVSFSIFGLDGAVSLKGKLNVLDSKWIQVIFEPPELKVGSLGFRYGGESEVKLEITYVDEKIRLGKGSRGSLFVFLRQD